The proteins below are encoded in one region of Vulpes lagopus strain Blue_001 chromosome 10, ASM1834538v1, whole genome shotgun sequence:
- the HMGN4 gene encoding high mobility group nucleosome-binding domain-containing protein 4 produces MPKRKAKGDAKGDKGKVKDEPQRRSARLSAKPAPPKPEPRPKKTPAKKGEKLPRRRKGKAEGGKDGNNAAKNLDASAAQSQKAEGGGDAK; encoded by the coding sequence ATGCCCAAGAGAAAGGCAAAAGGAGATGCTAAAGGTGACAAAGGGAAGGTGAAGGATGAGCCACAGAGGAGATCAGCACGGTTGTCTGCTAAACCGGCTCCTCCAAAACCAGAACCCAGGCCTAAAAAGACCCCTgccaagaaaggagagaagctGCCCAGAAGGAGAAAGGGCAAAGCAGAGGGTGGCAAGGATGGCAACAATGCTGCGAAGAACTTAGATGCTTCTGCAGCCCAGTCACAGAAAGCAGAAGGTGGTGGGGATGCCAAGTGA